A DNA window from uncultured Methanoregula sp. contains the following coding sequences:
- a CDS encoding acylphosphatase — protein MKTIEVFIAGRVQKVGFRACIRRIASDLNVTGTVTNLSDGRVHIYATGEAMILEKFISMVYGCPRAVIRDVHMTEIPIKNFDDFSIIKENGRVSTVL, from the coding sequence ATGAAAACCATTGAGGTTTTTATTGCAGGTAGGGTCCAGAAAGTAGGGTTCCGGGCATGTATCCGGAGAATAGCGTCGGATCTGAACGTTACCGGTACCGTAACGAATCTTTCCGACGGGAGAGTTCATATTTATGCAACAGGTGAAGCGATGATCCTTGAAAAGTTCATCTCAATGGTGTATGGCTGCCCAAGGGCAGTCATCCGGGACGTCCATATGACAGAGATCCCCATAAAAAATTTCGATGACTTCTCTATCATTAAAGAGAACGGAAGAGTCAGTACGGTACTCTGA
- the cas1 gene encoding CRISPR-associated endonuclease Cas1, which yields MTNFSWLPVTGFGAHIKSTRHQLIVQKKKTTDTYPFGSFNHLLVVGGHTINSATISQLIRHGVYISFFEADGTPVGTLQPFGDPLPAELHLLQQNIPRQRYAIAIAEGAIRSRLLMITRAQEEHSINLFYEGELDFLKNAKDELRYLIKLDEIRRLHRMTSDMYYEIMSRDIPHELCFKRRTERPHVDPVNAMLSFGYSMLFGTCYVSVLGAFLDPDIGLLHEGKGTLVQDLIEPLKAELVDRVVFQIAKKTLNASDYEVTADRCILSEDITRELIDHFYTGINAETINEYISGFCDSMKTNTEFRVPY from the coding sequence GTGACGAATTTTTCCTGGCTGCCGGTCACCGGATTTGGCGCCCATATAAAATCTACCCGGCATCAACTCATAGTACAGAAAAAAAAGACAACCGACACGTATCCCTTCGGGTCCTTTAACCATCTCCTCGTAGTAGGCGGGCATACGATCAACTCCGCAACAATATCACAGCTCATCAGGCATGGTGTGTACATCTCGTTTTTTGAGGCGGACGGTACACCGGTTGGGACTCTGCAGCCGTTTGGAGATCCTCTACCGGCCGAACTGCATCTCCTGCAACAGAATATCCCCCGGCAACGCTATGCCATAGCAATAGCCGAGGGGGCTATCCGATCCCGGCTGCTGATGATAACGCGGGCTCAGGAAGAGCATAGTATCAACCTGTTTTATGAAGGGGAACTGGATTTTTTGAAAAATGCCAAGGATGAACTCAGGTATCTTATCAAACTGGATGAGATTCGACGCCTGCACCGCATGACTTCCGATATGTATTATGAGATCATGTCCCGGGATATCCCCCATGAGTTATGCTTCAAGAGGAGGACGGAAAGGCCTCATGTGGATCCCGTCAACGCAATGCTTTCGTTTGGGTACTCGATGCTCTTTGGTACCTGCTATGTTTCCGTTCTTGGTGCGTTCCTGGATCCTGATATCGGTTTGTTGCACGAGGGGAAAGGAACCCTTGTCCAGGATCTTATTGAGCCTTTGAAGGCGGAACTGGTTGACAGGGTTGTATTTCAGATTGCAAAAAAAACCCTGAACGCTTCTGATTATGAAGTGACCGCGGATCGTTGTATCTTATCCGAAGATATCACAAGGGAATTGATCGATCACTTTTACACGGGGATCAATGCGGAAACAATCAACGAATATATCTCCGGTTTCTGTGATTCCATGAAGACCAATACTGAATTCAGAGTACCGTACTGA
- a CDS encoding phenylacetate--CoA ligase, producing MYWNEKIETLKPDALHALQLRRLKKTINQAQNIDFYRNLFKTAGIQASTIKTLDDITKIPFTKKQDLRGGYPFGFFAVPLKKVVRIHTTSGTTGKPTVVGYTRKDLDTWSDLIARNMTMVGITDNDIFQNMVNYGMFTGGLGFHYGAEKIGMTVIPSATGNTKRQIEMINDFGVTTIHCTPSYAMHLSEVAEEMGTGLESLKTGLFGAESWSESTRKTLENRLGVTAYDSYGLSELFGPGVAFECPERNGLHIWHDSYLVEIIDPKTGEQLGDGERGELVVTPLVKEAMPLLRYRTGDITMVIDDGCLCRRGKKIARITGRSDDMLVIRGINVFPSQIEHVLLRIPEVGNQFMVYIDRINHLDEMTVEVEINRESFSGELSDLARLQKKVVKELRDTLELRTTVTLVEPGSLPRFEGKAKRVIDRREAE from the coding sequence ATGTACTGGAATGAGAAGATAGAGACCCTGAAACCTGATGCCTTACATGCACTTCAACTCAGACGATTGAAGAAGACAATAAATCAGGCCCAGAATATCGATTTTTACCGGAACCTGTTCAAGACCGCAGGTATTCAGGCATCCACGATAAAGACGCTGGATGATATAACGAAAATCCCTTTCACCAAGAAGCAGGATCTCAGGGGCGGGTATCCATTCGGATTCTTTGCGGTGCCCTTGAAAAAGGTTGTCCGGATCCATACAACATCAGGTACAACCGGAAAACCAACGGTTGTCGGATATACAAGAAAAGATCTCGATACCTGGTCCGATCTCATTGCCCGGAACATGACCATGGTAGGCATAACGGACAATGATATCTTCCAGAATATGGTCAATTACGGTATGTTTACCGGCGGTCTCGGGTTTCATTACGGGGCGGAAAAAATAGGGATGACGGTCATTCCCAGCGCAACCGGCAATACAAAACGCCAGATCGAGATGATAAATGACTTCGGGGTAACAACGATCCATTGCACACCCAGTTATGCCATGCACCTGTCAGAAGTGGCAGAAGAGATGGGAACTGGTCTTGAAAGCCTGAAAACCGGCCTTTTCGGGGCAGAGTCCTGGTCCGAGAGCACGAGAAAAACCCTGGAAAACCGGCTGGGTGTAACCGCCTATGATTCCTATGGCCTGAGCGAACTCTTTGGTCCCGGTGTGGCATTTGAATGTCCCGAGCGCAACGGCCTCCATATCTGGCACGACAGTTACCTTGTCGAGATCATTGATCCAAAGACCGGTGAACAGTTAGGTGACGGGGAGCGCGGAGAACTCGTAGTAACACCCCTGGTAAAAGAGGCAATGCCCCTGTTGCGCTACCGGACCGGCGATATTACCATGGTGATCGATGACGGGTGCCTGTGCAGGAGAGGAAAGAAGATTGCGCGGATTACCGGCAGAAGCGATGACATGCTGGTCATCCGGGGAATCAACGTATTCCCGTCCCAGATAGAACATGTCCTGCTCAGGATCCCGGAAGTGGGCAATCAATTTATGGTATATATCGACAGAATAAATCATCTTGACGAGATGACGGTCGAAGTGGAGATCAACCGGGAGTCCTTCAGCGGCGAACTGTCAGATCTTGCCCGGCTCCAGAAAAAAGTGGTCAAGGAGCTGCGGGACACGCTTGAACTGCGAACAACCGTTACTCTTGTGGAACCGGGATCCCTTCCCCGGTTCGAAGGAAAAGCAAAGAGAGTGATTGACCGGAGAGAAGCAGAATGA
- a CDS encoding phenylacetate--CoA ligase family protein encodes MTYWDPRIERMPQADLKKMQYKLLKSLVYRLYSFSPFYHDRMKEQKVHPDDIRTLADVRKLPFMFKRDLRDNYPDRIFTATQEELVRYHVSSGTTGKPTVVGYTQHDLDIWTTSLARGLSSIGLGRGDVIQVSYGYGLFTGGLGMHYGAERIGATVLPTSVGNTERQIELMQDLKATAIACTPSYLLHMGEVAEKMGVSIKNDTCLKAGILGAEPWTESMRTRIEDWLGIKAYDIYGTSELSGPMYTECTEQQGFHIWSDIALVEIIDPKTEEPLEAGEKGEVTITMLQKEALPMIRYRIGDISSMDESVCSCGRTHPRIQRIQGRVDDMLIIRGINVFPSQIEYTLMTIPEVGQHFQIIVERKGALDDMLVRVELNKGSFSDKITDLMQVRRMVEHRLRNALNVNAEVELVEPGSLPRFEGKSKKVIDKRSM; translated from the coding sequence ATGACTTACTGGGATCCACGCATTGAGAGGATGCCCCAGGCAGACCTCAAAAAGATGCAGTACAAATTACTGAAAAGTCTCGTATACCGCCTGTACAGTTTCTCGCCTTTTTACCACGACCGGATGAAGGAGCAGAAGGTCCACCCCGACGATATCCGGACCCTTGCGGATGTCAGGAAACTGCCGTTCATGTTCAAACGCGATCTGCGGGACAATTACCCTGACAGGATCTTCACTGCAACCCAGGAAGAACTGGTCAGATACCACGTCTCCTCAGGAACAACCGGAAAACCGACCGTTGTCGGTTATACGCAGCACGACCTGGATATCTGGACAACCTCCCTTGCTCGGGGACTCTCATCGATAGGCCTTGGCAGAGGCGATGTCATCCAAGTGAGTTATGGGTACGGCCTGTTCACCGGAGGACTCGGGATGCACTATGGTGCCGAACGCATAGGGGCAACCGTTCTCCCCACAAGTGTCGGGAACACGGAGCGGCAGATCGAGCTCATGCAGGATCTCAAAGCCACGGCAATTGCCTGCACGCCATCATATCTCCTCCATATGGGGGAGGTTGCCGAGAAGATGGGCGTGAGCATCAAGAACGACACCTGTCTCAAAGCGGGGATCCTCGGGGCGGAACCCTGGACCGAGAGTATGCGCACCCGGATCGAGGACTGGCTGGGAATCAAAGCCTATGATATCTACGGGACAAGCGAACTGTCCGGCCCTATGTATACGGAATGCACCGAACAACAGGGCTTTCACATCTGGTCGGATATCGCCCTTGTGGAGATCATCGATCCAAAAACAGAAGAACCGCTTGAAGCCGGAGAGAAAGGAGAAGTCACCATAACCATGCTCCAGAAAGAGGCACTCCCCATGATCCGCTACCGGATCGGGGATATCTCCTCAATGGACGAATCCGTCTGCTCCTGCGGGAGAACACATCCCAGGATCCAGCGCATCCAGGGACGGGTGGATGACATGCTGATCATCAGGGGCATCAATGTATTCCCATCACAGATTGAATACACCCTGATGACCATCCCGGAGGTAGGGCAGCACTTCCAGATCATTGTCGAACGCAAAGGGGCGCTTGATGATATGCTGGTCCGCGTGGAACTCAACAAGGGATCCTTCAGCGACAAGATCACCGACCTGATGCAGGTCCGGCGGATGGTGGAGCACCGGCTCAGGAACGCACTGAACGTGAACGCAGAGGTGGAACTGGTTGAACCCGGTTCATTACCACGATTTGAGGGGAAATCGAAGAAAGTCATAGACAAGAGGTCGATGTAA
- a CDS encoding ACT domain-containing protein: MDTQKFVIRQISIFSENRPGRLAAIAHALGNEKINILAFSIAEANGFGVVRALVDHPEKAHDTLQALGFNVAFTDVIAVKMKDKPGGLYDVAKILGDGGINIEYSYAYSGKDGAVLILRVDHVEEAIKKIRTSGATLLERTNFHG, encoded by the coding sequence ATGGACACGCAGAAATTCGTGATCAGGCAGATATCGATCTTCTCGGAAAACCGCCCGGGAAGACTTGCGGCAATCGCCCATGCACTCGGGAATGAGAAGATCAATATCCTTGCATTCAGTATTGCTGAGGCGAACGGTTTCGGGGTGGTAAGGGCACTTGTTGATCATCCCGAAAAAGCGCATGACACGTTACAAGCGCTGGGATTCAATGTGGCATTTACTGATGTGATTGCCGTGAAAATGAAGGATAAACCCGGCGGTCTCTATGATGTTGCAAAAATTCTTGGCGACGGCGGAATCAACATCGAGTACTCGTATGCATACTCGGGAAAAGACGGCGCAGTCCTTATCCTCAGGGTGGACCATGTGGAAGAAGCAATAAAGAAGATCCGAACTTCAGGAGCCACACTTCTGGAGCGGACGAACTTTCACGGATAA
- the hxlA gene encoding 3-hexulose-6-phosphate synthase, translated as MKKAVLQVALDLLELKRALQIAQEALDGGADWIEVGTPLIKSEGMQAVRALKDQHPDSVIVADMKIADTGTLEVEMAAKAGANVVCILADADDSVISEAVRASRLYGTQLMADLINVTEPISRARQLESLGVDIICAHVGIDQQMIGRSSIDLLTTLSKDVHTTLAVAGGIDATTAGDAIRYGADIVIVGGGIVRSADVKGSTQRIRAEMDAPTLKRMEKHSRDEEIRTLLLQVSSPNVTDAMHRKGAMQDLRSISGNVKMAGKAVTVQTLAGDWAKPVEAIDIAQKNDVIVINNDGCTHVAPWGELATMSCISKGVSGVVIDGAVRDVDDIRAMGFPVFAKATVPNAGEPKGFGEINTEIKCCGQQVSPGDWIIGDESGVVVIPASRAYEVARRALEVRKNEERIREEIRRGSTLSSVSELIKWEKK; from the coding sequence ATGAAAAAAGCGGTTCTGCAGGTGGCACTGGATCTCCTTGAACTCAAAAGAGCTTTGCAGATCGCACAGGAAGCTCTTGATGGCGGAGCGGACTGGATTGAAGTCGGGACTCCCCTCATCAAGAGCGAGGGCATGCAGGCGGTAAGGGCACTCAAGGACCAGCATCCGGATTCTGTGATCGTGGCGGATATGAAGATCGCCGACACCGGGACCCTCGAAGTGGAGATGGCTGCAAAAGCCGGCGCCAATGTTGTCTGCATCCTTGCCGATGCCGATGATTCCGTTATCTCGGAAGCAGTGCGGGCTTCGCGCCTCTATGGAACCCAGCTCATGGCAGATCTCATCAATGTCACGGAACCGATCTCCCGTGCCCGCCAGCTGGAATCCCTGGGTGTGGACATCATCTGCGCCCATGTGGGAATCGATCAGCAGATGATCGGCAGGAGTTCTATCGATCTTCTCACCACCCTGTCAAAGGATGTCCACACGACTCTTGCTGTTGCCGGGGGAATCGATGCAACAACGGCAGGGGACGCAATAAGATATGGCGCCGATATCGTGATCGTTGGCGGGGGAATTGTCCGTTCAGCGGATGTGAAGGGTTCCACGCAGCGGATCCGGGCAGAGATGGATGCCCCTACGCTGAAGCGCATGGAAAAACACTCGCGTGACGAGGAGATCCGCACCCTTCTCCTGCAGGTATCTTCCCCGAATGTTACCGATGCGATGCACCGGAAAGGTGCCATGCAGGATCTCAGGTCGATTTCCGGCAATGTGAAGATGGCGGGAAAAGCCGTAACCGTGCAGACTCTTGCCGGTGACTGGGCAAAACCCGTCGAAGCGATCGACATTGCACAAAAGAACGATGTCATTGTGATAAACAACGACGGGTGCACCCATGTGGCTCCCTGGGGCGAGCTTGCAACAATGAGTTGCATAAGCAAAGGAGTTTCCGGCGTTGTTATTGATGGCGCGGTGCGGGATGTCGATGACATCCGTGCCATGGGATTTCCGGTCTTTGCAAAAGCAACGGTGCCCAATGCGGGAGAGCCCAAAGGATTCGGGGAGATCAACACGGAGATTAAGTGCTGCGGGCAGCAGGTCTCACCCGGGGACTGGATAATCGGGGATGAGAGCGGGGTTGTGGTGATTCCCGCAAGCCGTGCATACGAGGTTGCCCGGCGGGCACTCGAAGTCCGTAAGAATGAAGAACGGATCCGTGAAGAGATCCGGAGAGGGAGCACCTTGTCTTCGGTCTCGGAACTGATAAAATGGGAAAAAAAGTAA
- a CDS encoding LamG domain-containing protein, translated as MRNRQINSSGISETVTVILVIALVIGLAVAIYAMLFGSVSLTKSSLVAASAGTANVPLDASSSMQIMRVLPMAGESYYLKGQSTIPASSATTPLAIASFDITDPNGRVSTVTNGYLTTNANKLGSSLYIYKDQSNNYRLTDSLASISYAPAQIKPFALGEYQINMIDNTAHVPMNIMTVKITGNGTSSSSGSLSLPLLNTLPNSSWVVHGGVTNTTDASGLTVYNFDGTSGYLSATANPALSFTGNLSLSLWMNPTSTGSSGSSSNWHTIIGKGQLNSDNSEYDNYQLMQLGDKLLFEWNDATTGAHYQATTTSALTAGSMQYVTATINAGVLTISVNGVPLGLTYNTGNVPGGGTVISAPVITLQNNGNDLLTGKQNAATSANYFYYSGTMSEVALYNRALTAEEIAHNVNYKQI; from the coding sequence ATGAGAAACAGGCAAATCAATTCGAGCGGGATCTCCGAAACCGTTACGGTGATCCTCGTCATTGCACTGGTTATCGGACTCGCAGTTGCAATATATGCGATGCTGTTTGGTTCTGTATCATTAACCAAATCATCACTGGTTGCTGCTTCGGCAGGTACCGCAAATGTTCCCCTTGACGCCAGTTCGTCCATGCAGATCATGCGCGTACTCCCTATGGCAGGAGAGTCATATTACCTCAAGGGCCAGAGCACAATCCCGGCCAGTTCGGCAACTACACCCCTCGCAATCGCATCGTTTGATATAACCGATCCAAATGGCCGGGTGTCGACCGTAACGAACGGTTACCTTACCACGAATGCGAACAAGCTCGGTTCATCACTGTACATCTATAAAGACCAGAGCAACAATTACCGGTTGACCGATTCTTTGGCCTCTATATCGTACGCTCCCGCCCAGATCAAGCCATTTGCCCTCGGAGAATATCAGATAAACATGATCGATAATACCGCTCATGTACCCATGAATATCATGACGGTGAAAATAACGGGTAACGGGACATCCAGTTCATCCGGATCGTTATCGCTTCCCCTTCTCAACACCCTTCCAAACTCCTCGTGGGTTGTCCATGGCGGGGTTACGAATACAACGGACGCTTCCGGCCTGACCGTTTACAATTTTGACGGAACCAGCGGATACCTGAGTGCTACAGCAAACCCGGCACTGAGTTTTACCGGAAACCTCTCATTATCCCTCTGGATGAATCCAACCTCAACAGGTTCCTCAGGCAGTTCATCCAACTGGCACACGATCATTGGAAAAGGGCAGCTCAACTCAGATAACAGTGAATATGATAATTATCAGCTTATGCAGCTCGGAGATAAATTGCTCTTTGAATGGAATGATGCCACTACGGGAGCACATTATCAGGCAACAACCACATCGGCTCTTACAGCAGGTTCGATGCAGTACGTGACTGCCACCATAAATGCAGGCGTCCTGACAATCAGTGTCAATGGAGTTCCATTGGGTTTAACCTACAATACCGGCAATGTTCCCGGGGGAGGTACTGTTATTTCCGCACCTGTAATAACCCTGCAGAACAATGGCAACGATCTTCTCACGGGAAAACAGAATGCGGCAACATCTGCGAATTACTTCTACTACAGCGGGACTATGAGTGAGGTGGCATTGTACAACCGGGCACTGACCGCCGAGGAGATTGCACACAACGTGAATTATAAACAAATCTGA